One window from the genome of Variovorax sp. PAMC26660 encodes:
- a CDS encoding phosphodiesterase, translating to MTTTPNNNTFLVQLTDLHIREPGRLAYGRIDTAPYLARAVQSVLALRQPPDAVVITGDLTDFGRAAEYEHLARLLAPLTMPVYLMPGNHDDRDQLRHSFPDHAYLGTGADTDGFIQYSVRVGALRLLTLDTCVPGASHGSLCNTRLAWLEAQLDACRDEPVVVAMHHPPFETLIGHMDEIGLLQGADALEALIARHPNVERVICGHLHRAIDVRFGGTIASTSPAQAHQVCLDLAADAPSAWTLEPPAFRVHAWSAHSGRLVTHLAASGTFEGPYPFHDNGALID from the coding sequence ATGACGACAACGCCAAACAACAACACCTTCCTGGTCCAACTGACCGACCTGCACATCCGCGAGCCGGGCCGGCTGGCCTACGGCCGCATCGACACAGCGCCGTATCTGGCACGCGCGGTGCAGTCGGTGCTGGCCCTGCGGCAACCGCCCGACGCCGTGGTGATCACCGGCGACCTGACCGATTTCGGCCGCGCCGCCGAGTACGAGCACCTGGCCCGCCTGCTGGCGCCGCTGACCATGCCGGTCTACCTGATGCCCGGCAACCACGACGACCGCGACCAGTTGCGCCACAGCTTCCCCGACCACGCCTACCTTGGCACCGGTGCCGACACGGATGGCTTCATCCAGTACTCGGTGCGCGTGGGCGCGCTGCGCCTGCTGACGCTCGACACCTGTGTGCCGGGCGCCAGCCATGGTTCGCTGTGCAACACGCGCCTGGCCTGGCTCGAAGCCCAGCTCGACGCGTGCCGCGATGAACCTGTTGTCGTCGCCATGCACCACCCGCCTTTTGAAACGCTGATCGGCCACATGGACGAGATCGGGCTGCTGCAGGGCGCCGACGCGCTCGAAGCGCTGATTGCCCGCCATCCGAACGTCGAACGCGTGATCTGCGGCCACCTGCATCGCGCCATCGACGTGCGCTTCGGCGGCACCATCGCCTCGACCTCGCCGGCGCAGGCGCACCAGGTCTGCCTCGACCTGGCAGCCGATGCGCCCTCTGCCTGGACGCTCGAACCACCCGCTTTTCGGGTGCACGCATGGTCGGCGCACAGCGGCCGGCTGGTCACCCATCTGGCGGCTTCCGGTACCTTCGAAGGCCCTTATCCTTTCCACGACAACGGAGCCCTGATCGACTGA
- a CDS encoding ABC transporter ATP-binding protein — MELERIPVDISNCAKTYADGTRGLQPTDLHVEAGEVLALLGPSGCGKTTLLRLIAGLEAPDAGSRIVFGDQDVTHRPVEHRGVGMVFQSYALFPQMTVAANIGYGLRIRGIAPDEEKRRVGELVDLVRLGGLENKRPAELSGGQRQRVALARAVAVRPRVLLLDEPLAALDAKLKESLRDELAELLRSLHITAIHVTHDQQEALAIADRLAVMRAGRIVQVGRGEDLYRAPSHPFVAEFLGRVNKLERPAEAIAQGVVRLGGCTVPCPSAWQDHAMLLVRPEDIEVGAPQPDWGSATVERRTFLGDRVQLHLRTQDQPVLMADVGRDSPFGPGDAVGLRIHPDRLMTSQETSA, encoded by the coding sequence ATGGAACTTGAACGCATTCCCGTCGACATCTCGAACTGCGCGAAAACGTATGCCGACGGCACGCGCGGCCTGCAGCCCACCGACCTGCACGTCGAGGCCGGCGAAGTGCTCGCGCTGCTCGGCCCCTCGGGCTGCGGCAAGACCACGCTGCTGCGGCTGATCGCGGGGCTGGAGGCGCCCGACGCCGGCAGCCGTATCGTGTTCGGCGACCAGGACGTGACGCACCGCCCGGTCGAGCATCGCGGCGTGGGCATGGTGTTCCAGAGCTACGCGCTCTTTCCTCAGATGACGGTGGCCGCCAACATCGGCTATGGCTTGCGCATCCGCGGCATCGCGCCCGATGAAGAAAAACGCCGGGTCGGCGAACTGGTCGATCTTGTGCGGCTCGGTGGTCTGGAGAACAAGCGCCCCGCCGAGCTTTCCGGCGGGCAGCGCCAGCGCGTGGCCCTGGCGCGCGCCGTGGCCGTGCGTCCGCGCGTGCTGCTGCTCGACGAGCCGCTGGCCGCGCTCGACGCCAAGCTCAAGGAATCGCTGCGCGACGAACTGGCCGAATTGCTGCGCAGCCTGCACATCACGGCCATCCATGTGACGCACGACCAGCAGGAGGCCCTGGCCATTGCCGACCGGCTCGCGGTGATGCGCGCCGGCCGCATCGTGCAGGTGGGCCGCGGCGAAGACCTGTACCGCGCGCCTTCGCATCCTTTCGTGGCCGAGTTCCTGGGCCGGGTCAACAAGCTCGAACGCCCGGCCGAAGCCATCGCGCAAGGCGTTGTCCGACTCGGGGGTTGCACCGTGCCCTGCCCGAGCGCGTGGCAAGACCATGCGATGCTGTTGGTGCGACCCGAAGACATCGAAGTTGGCGCGCCCCAGCCCGACTGGGGCAGCGCCACCGTCGAACGCCGCACCTTCCTTGGCGACCGCGTGCAGCTGCATCTGCGCACGCAAGACCAGCCCGTGCTGATGGCCGATGTGGGACGCGACAGCCCCTTCGGTCCGGGCGACGCGGTCGGTCTTCGCATCCACCCGGATCGCCTGATGACGTCGCAGGAAACCAGCGCATGA
- a CDS encoding ABC transporter permease: protein MRKNTQAKAPFLLAVTVIVSLFMIAPMLLSVMAGLVNNYSAGLKSGLTLRWLGEVWENYGGTVGWSIALAIACVVGTVLIGVPCAYALARSRSRAARIFEELLTLPVAVPGLATALALILAYGQLTAFRQSFAFILVGHMIFTLPFMVRTVSSAFERDDLLALEEAARSLGANFRQRFLGILVPAVFPAIVAGSLMVFTLSVGEFNLTWMLHTPLTRTLPVGLADSYASMRIEIGSAYTLVFFAVILPVLWGLQYLANLMQKRHGT from the coding sequence ATGCGCAAGAACACCCAAGCCAAAGCGCCCTTCCTGCTCGCCGTCACGGTGATCGTGAGCCTCTTCATGATCGCCCCGATGCTGTTGTCGGTCATGGCGGGCCTGGTCAACAACTACAGCGCGGGCCTCAAGAGCGGCCTCACACTGCGCTGGCTCGGCGAGGTGTGGGAGAACTACGGCGGCACCGTCGGCTGGTCGATCGCATTGGCCATCGCCTGCGTCGTCGGCACCGTGCTGATCGGCGTGCCCTGCGCCTATGCGCTGGCGCGCAGCCGCTCGCGCGCCGCGCGCATTTTTGAAGAACTGCTGACGCTGCCTGTCGCGGTGCCGGGGCTGGCAACCGCGCTGGCGCTGATCCTGGCCTACGGCCAGCTCACCGCTTTCCGCCAGAGCTTCGCCTTCATCCTCGTGGGCCACATGATCTTCACGCTGCCCTTCATGGTGCGCACCGTCAGCTCGGCCTTCGAGCGCGACGACCTGCTCGCGCTCGAAGAGGCCGCGCGCTCGCTGGGCGCGAACTTCCGCCAGCGCTTCCTGGGCATCCTCGTGCCGGCCGTGTTCCCCGCCATCGTGGCGGGCAGCCTGATGGTGTTCACGCTCTCGGTGGGCGAGTTCAACCTCACCTGGATGCTGCACACGCCGCTCACGCGCACCTTGCCCGTAGGCCTGGCCGACAGCTATGCCTCGATGCGTATCGAGATCGGATCGGCGTACACGTTGGTCTTTTTCGCCGTCATTCTTCCGGTGCTGTGGGGCCTGCAGTACCTTGCCAACCTGATGCAGAAACGCCATGGAACTTGA
- a CDS encoding ABC transporter permease, translating to MKSTNAWNPRWRLLACIAPAAAFFTAFWLLPVVRLLTLPADKGWATYFAVLTDARYLQSMANTVVLSITVTLATLVLGAAVGIYLARHAFVGKRMLLSLLTLPLSFPGVIIGFFVILLGGRQGVVADLSDSLFGERITFAYGLLGLFLAYLYFSLPRAIATYTAAAESMNTQLEEAARSLGASRLRVARDVWMPELAPTTLACGAILFATSMGAFGTAFTLASKFEVIPITIYNEFTNYANFALAASLSISLGIVTWLVLFVARRFGANPVAR from the coding sequence ATGAAGTCCACCAACGCCTGGAACCCACGCTGGCGCCTGCTGGCTTGCATCGCGCCGGCGGCCGCATTTTTCACAGCTTTCTGGCTGCTGCCCGTGGTGCGCCTGCTCACGCTGCCGGCCGACAAAGGCTGGGCCACCTACTTCGCGGTGCTGACCGACGCGCGCTACCTGCAAAGCATGGCCAACACGGTCGTGCTCTCGATCACCGTCACACTGGCCACGCTGGTGCTGGGCGCGGCGGTGGGCATCTACCTCGCGCGGCATGCCTTCGTGGGCAAGCGCATGCTGTTGTCGCTGCTCACGCTGCCGCTGTCCTTTCCGGGCGTGATCATCGGTTTCTTCGTGATCCTGCTGGGCGGGCGGCAAGGCGTGGTGGCCGACCTCAGCGACAGCCTGTTCGGCGAACGCATCACCTTCGCCTACGGCCTGCTCGGGCTGTTCCTGGCTTACCTGTATTTCTCGCTGCCGCGCGCCATCGCCACCTACACGGCGGCGGCCGAGTCGATGAACACGCAGCTCGAAGAGGCGGCCCGTTCACTCGGCGCCTCGCGGCTGCGCGTAGCGCGCGACGTGTGGATGCCGGAGCTTGCACCCACCACGCTGGCCTGCGGCGCCATCCTGTTCGCGACCTCCATGGGCGCATTCGGCACCGCCTTCACGCTGGCCAGCAAGTTCGAGGTCATTCCCATCACCATCTACAACGAGTTCACCAACTACGCCAACTTCGCACTCGCCGCGTCGCTGTCGATTTCGCTGGGCATCGTGACATGGCTGGTGCTGTTCGTCGCGCGCCGCTTCGGCGCCAACCCCGTGGCACGTTGA
- a CDS encoding ABC transporter substrate-binding protein, whose protein sequence is MARLGVLAAALAAAAGSAMAQTAICYNCPTEWADWGTQLKAIKAKTGITVPPDNKNSGQSLAQMAAEKASPVADVTYLGVTFAVQAAKDGLVEPYKPAAWKDIPDGLKDPAGNWFTIHSGTLGFMVNVDALKGKPIPKSWADLLKPEYKGLIGYLDPASAFVGYVGAVAVNQARGGTLDNFKPAIDYFKALQKNEPIVPKQTSYARVLSGEIAILLDYDFNAYRAKYKDKANVAFVIPSEGTLAVPYVMSLVAKAPHAADAKKVLDFTLSDEGQAIWAKAYLRPVRASAMPKEIEAQFLPASEYARAKSVDYGRMAAAQRAFSDEYLKEVR, encoded by the coding sequence ATGGCCCGCCTCGGCGTGCTGGCCGCAGCGCTCGCTGCCGCAGCCGGCAGCGCCATGGCGCAGACCGCCATTTGCTACAACTGCCCGACCGAATGGGCCGATTGGGGCACGCAGTTGAAGGCCATCAAGGCCAAGACCGGCATCACCGTGCCGCCCGACAACAAGAACTCGGGCCAGTCTCTCGCGCAGATGGCGGCCGAGAAGGCCAGCCCCGTGGCCGACGTCACCTACCTGGGCGTGACCTTCGCGGTGCAGGCCGCCAAGGACGGCCTGGTCGAGCCCTACAAGCCGGCCGCATGGAAAGACATTCCCGACGGCCTGAAGGACCCGGCCGGCAACTGGTTCACCATTCACTCGGGCACGCTCGGCTTCATGGTCAACGTCGATGCGCTCAAGGGCAAGCCGATTCCGAAGTCGTGGGCCGACCTGCTCAAGCCCGAATACAAGGGCCTGATCGGGTACCTCGACCCCGCCTCGGCCTTCGTCGGCTATGTCGGCGCCGTGGCCGTGAACCAGGCGCGCGGCGGCACGCTCGACAACTTCAAGCCGGCCATCGACTACTTCAAGGCCCTGCAGAAGAACGAGCCCATCGTGCCGAAGCAGACCTCGTATGCGCGCGTGCTCTCGGGCGAAATCGCGATCCTGCTGGACTACGACTTCAACGCCTACCGCGCCAAGTACAAGGACAAGGCCAACGTCGCCTTCGTCATCCCGAGTGAAGGCACGCTGGCCGTTCCTTACGTGATGAGCCTGGTCGCCAAGGCCCCGCATGCGGCCGACGCGAAGAAGGTGCTCGACTTCACGCTGTCCGACGAGGGCCAGGCCATCTGGGCCAAGGCATATCTGCGCCCGGTGCGCGCCAGCGCAATGCCCAAGGAGATCGAGGCGCAGTTCCTACCCGCGAGTGAATACGCGCGTGCCAAGAGCGTGGACTACGGCCGCATGGCCGCCGCGCAGCGCGCCTTCTCCGACGAGTATCTGAAGGAAGTACGCTGA
- a CDS encoding LacI family DNA-binding transcriptional regulator codes for MSIQAVAAKAGVSVATVSRAFNFPDKVTPATRELVERVARELHYVPNASARTLRTQRSRVLGVVLPTLLNPTFAECLQGIARAAIAGGYAIIPVTTGYQLDEEERAVHLLLAGNVDGLILVVSNPSTSTALPRLRAAGVPYVLAYNRHPDHPCVSVDSEGAVADAVTRLVLLGHRRIAMVSGTLAASDRAQQRYRGYLKGMADAGLDTPPLIEVPFVETAVDALSQQLQATRNRPTALICSNDLLAIRSIRAAHLSGLSVPDDLSVIGFDGIALGEDLTPALTTIAQPNSDIGRHSVELLIQAMAAGTTLQADASLLLPHAFRDGESCAAAREHEPHIAPS; via the coding sequence ATGAGCATTCAAGCCGTTGCAGCCAAAGCCGGAGTCTCCGTGGCCACCGTGTCGCGGGCCTTCAATTTCCCCGACAAGGTGACCCCTGCCACGCGGGAGTTGGTCGAGCGCGTGGCACGCGAACTCCACTACGTGCCGAACGCCAGCGCCCGCACCTTGCGCACCCAGCGCAGCCGCGTGCTCGGTGTCGTGCTGCCCACGCTGCTGAACCCGACTTTTGCCGAATGCCTGCAAGGCATTGCGCGCGCCGCCATCGCGGGTGGCTACGCCATCATTCCCGTCACCACCGGTTATCAGCTCGACGAAGAAGAGCGCGCTGTCCATCTGCTGTTGGCCGGCAACGTCGATGGGCTCATCCTCGTCGTGTCGAACCCCTCGACCTCGACCGCCCTCCCCCGGTTGCGGGCAGCCGGTGTTCCCTACGTCCTGGCCTACAACCGGCACCCGGACCACCCCTGCGTCTCCGTCGACAGCGAAGGCGCCGTGGCTGATGCAGTCACGCGCCTCGTGTTGCTGGGGCACCGCCGCATCGCCATGGTCAGCGGCACACTCGCCGCGTCGGACCGCGCGCAACAGCGCTACCGCGGCTACCTGAAGGGCATGGCCGACGCCGGGCTCGACACACCGCCACTGATCGAAGTGCCCTTCGTCGAAACCGCCGTCGATGCGCTCTCGCAGCAGTTGCAAGCGACCCGCAACCGCCCCACCGCGCTGATCTGCTCGAACGACCTGCTCGCCATCCGCAGCATCCGCGCTGCGCATCTCAGCGGCCTCTCGGTGCCCGACGACCTGAGCGTGATCGGTTTCGACGGCATCGCGCTCGGCGAAGACCTCACACCCGCCCTCACCACCATTGCCCAGCCCAACAGCGACATCGGCCGCCACAGCGTCGAGCTGCTGATCCAGGCGATGGCCGCCGGCACCACGCTGCAGGCCGACGCGAGCCTGCTGCTTCCCCACGCCTTCCGCGACGGCGAGTCGTGCGCAGCCGCGCGCGAACACGAACCACACATCGCCCCTTCCTGA
- the lspA gene encoding signal peptidase II produces the protein MAAARSMSASSRSRGGSIWPWLGLALIIVMIDQFTKTLILGYYKLGDWTYVTSFFNVVRAHNTGAAFSFLADHSGWQRWFFTAIGVAAAVFIVWMLRSHAGQKLFSFSMACILGGAIGNVVDRMMHGYVVDFLSFHLGNWYFPAFNAADSAITLGAICLIVDEIRRVRRGK, from the coding sequence ATGGCTGCGGCACGCTCCATGTCGGCATCGTCGCGTTCGCGCGGCGGCAGCATCTGGCCCTGGCTGGGGCTGGCGCTGATCATCGTGATGATCGACCAGTTCACCAAGACGCTGATCCTGGGCTACTACAAGCTCGGTGACTGGACTTACGTCACGAGCTTCTTCAACGTCGTGCGGGCGCACAACACGGGGGCCGCCTTCTCATTCCTGGCGGATCACTCGGGGTGGCAGCGTTGGTTCTTCACGGCCATCGGCGTGGCGGCTGCGGTGTTCATCGTCTGGATGCTGAGGTCGCACGCGGGGCAGAAGCTGTTTTCCTTCTCCATGGCTTGCATTCTGGGCGGGGCCATTGGCAATGTGGTCGACCGGATGATGCATGGCTACGTGGTGGACTTTCTGAGCTTCCACCTGGGGAACTGGTACTTTCCGGCGTTCAATGCTGCGGACAGTGCCATCACGCTTGGGGCGATCTGTTTGATCGTTGACGAGATTCGTCGCGTGCGGCGCGGCAAGTAG
- the ileS gene encoding isoleucine--tRNA ligase has product MSDAAATPTDYRSTLNLPDTPFPMRGDLPKREPGWVKEWNDEGRYHRLRDARHGAPKFILHDGPPYANGQIHMGHAVNKILKDMITKARQLEGFDALYVPGWDCHGLPIENAIEKQFGRNLSRDEMQAKSRAYATEQIAQQLLDFQRLGVLGEWDHPYKTMDFANEAGELRAFKRVIERGFVYRGLKPVYWCFDCGSSLAEFEIEYADKKSQTIDVAFKANDREKVLKAFEADHLLLGDVFAVIWTTTAWTIPANQAINLNPELEYSLVDTERGLLIVANSLVEMCMNRYALDGKVVATVKGEKLGGLEFQHPLYDVDAGYRRVAPVYLADYATATDGTGLVHSSPAYGVDDFNSCIAHGVAYDDILNPVQGNGSYAPDFPLFGGQNIWKAVPVIIAALRDANRLLTTETITHSYPHCWRHKTPVIYRAAAQWFVRMDEGEGVFTKDKAPKTLRQTALDAIEQTSFFPENGKARLHDMIAGRPDWCISRQRSWGVPIPFFLHKDSGELHPRTMEILDQAADVVEKGGIEAWSRVTVEEILGAEDAPHYTKSTDILEVWFDSGSTFYHVLRGTHPTVHHETGPEADLYLEGHDQHRGWFHSSLLIACMLEDRAPYKSLLTHGFTVDAKGIKMSKSLKNGIDPQEISSKLGAEIIRLWVAASDYSGDIAGDDKILARVVDAYRRIRNTLRFLMANTSDFDIAKDAVPLDQLFEIDRYAMARAAQFQAEILAHYQVYEFHPVVAKLQIYCSEDLGGFYLDILKDRLYTTAPGSLARRSAQTALWHISQAMLRWMAPFLSFTAEEAWKFVGTGKPGESIFAQTYSQFAAPDEALLAKWSRIREIRDAVNKNIEAVRAEGKVGSSLQANLQVTAPADDFALLGSLGDDLKFVFIASAIELAAGETLSTVVTPSTAQKCDRCWHYRDDVGHDPAHPTICGRCTSNLFGAGESRSFA; this is encoded by the coding sequence ATGTCTGACGCTGCCGCCACCCCCACCGACTACCGTTCCACGCTGAACCTGCCCGACACCCCCTTCCCGATGCGCGGCGACCTGCCCAAGCGCGAGCCGGGCTGGGTGAAGGAATGGAACGACGAAGGCCGCTACCACCGCCTGCGCGACGCCCGCCACGGCGCGCCCAAGTTCATCCTGCACGACGGGCCGCCGTACGCCAATGGCCAGATCCACATGGGTCACGCGGTGAACAAGATCCTGAAGGACATGATCACCAAGGCGCGCCAGCTCGAAGGCTTCGACGCGCTCTACGTGCCCGGCTGGGATTGCCACGGCCTGCCGATCGAGAACGCCATCGAAAAGCAGTTCGGCCGCAACCTGAGCCGCGACGAGATGCAGGCCAAGAGCCGCGCCTACGCCACCGAGCAGATCGCGCAGCAGCTGCTCGACTTCCAGCGCCTGGGCGTGCTGGGCGAATGGGACCACCCCTACAAGACGATGGACTTCGCCAACGAAGCCGGCGAACTGCGCGCGTTCAAGCGCGTGATCGAGCGCGGCTTTGTGTATCGCGGCCTGAAGCCCGTGTACTGGTGCTTCGACTGCGGCTCGTCGCTGGCCGAGTTCGAGATCGAATACGCCGACAAGAAGAGCCAGACCATCGACGTCGCCTTCAAGGCGAACGACCGCGAGAAGGTGCTCAAGGCCTTCGAGGCCGACCATCTGCTGCTCGGCGACGTCTTCGCCGTGATCTGGACCACCACCGCGTGGACCATCCCCGCCAACCAGGCGATCAACCTCAACCCCGAGCTCGAGTACTCGCTGGTCGACACCGAGCGCGGCCTGCTGATCGTGGCCAATTCGCTGGTCGAGATGTGCATGAACCGCTATGCGCTCGACGGCAAGGTGGTCGCCACGGTCAAGGGCGAAAAACTCGGTGGCCTGGAATTCCAGCATCCGCTGTACGACGTGGATGCCGGCTACCGCCGCGTGGCGCCGGTCTACCTGGCCGACTACGCCACTGCCACCGACGGCACGGGCCTGGTCCACTCCTCGCCCGCCTACGGCGTGGATGACTTCAACTCCTGCATCGCCCACGGCGTGGCCTACGACGACATCCTGAACCCGGTGCAGGGCAACGGCAGCTACGCACCCGATTTCCCGCTGTTCGGCGGCCAGAACATCTGGAAGGCCGTGCCGGTCATCATCGCCGCGCTGCGCGACGCCAACCGCCTGCTGACCACCGAGACCATCACCCACAGCTACCCGCACTGCTGGCGCCACAAGACGCCGGTGATCTACCGCGCGGCCGCGCAGTGGTTCGTGCGCATGGACGAGGGCGAAGGCGTGTTCACCAAGGACAAGGCGCCCAAGACGCTGCGCCAGACCGCGCTTGACGCCATCGAGCAGACCAGCTTCTTCCCCGAGAACGGCAAGGCGCGCCTGCACGACATGATCGCCGGCCGTCCCGACTGGTGCATCAGCCGCCAGCGCAGCTGGGGCGTGCCGATCCCGTTCTTCCTGCACAAGGATTCGGGCGAGCTGCATCCGCGCACCATGGAAATCCTCGACCAGGCCGCCGACGTCGTCGAGAAGGGCGGCATCGAGGCCTGGAGCCGCGTGACGGTCGAAGAGATCCTGGGTGCCGAAGACGCGCCGCACTACACGAAGAGCACCGACATCCTCGAGGTGTGGTTCGACTCGGGCTCGACCTTCTATCACGTGCTGCGCGGCACGCACCCCACCGTGCACCACGAGACCGGCCCCGAAGCCGACCTGTACCTCGAAGGCCATGACCAGCATCGCGGCTGGTTCCATTCGTCGCTGCTGATCGCCTGCATGCTGGAAGACCGCGCGCCGTACAAGAGCCTGCTCACGCACGGCTTCACGGTGGATGCCAAGGGCATCAAGATGAGCAAGTCGCTCAAGAACGGCATCGACCCGCAGGAAATCAGCAGCAAGCTGGGCGCGGAAATCATCCGCCTCTGGGTGGCGGCCAGCGACTACTCGGGCGACATCGCCGGCGACGACAAGATCCTCGCGCGCGTGGTCGATGCGTACCGCCGCATCCGCAACACGCTGCGCTTCCTGATGGCGAACACCAGCGACTTCGACATCGCGAAGGACGCGGTGCCGCTCGATCAGCTGTTCGAGATCGACCGTTACGCGATGGCGCGCGCGGCACAGTTCCAGGCCGAGATCCTCGCGCACTATCAGGTGTACGAGTTCCACCCGGTGGTGGCCAAGCTGCAGATCTACTGTTCGGAAGACCTGGGCGGTTTCTACCTCGACATCCTGAAGGACCGTCTCTACACGACGGCTCCAGGCTCGCTGGCGCGCCGCAGCGCGCAGACGGCGCTGTGGCACATCTCGCAGGCAATGCTGCGCTGGATGGCGCCGTTCCTGAGCTTCACGGCCGAAGAGGCGTGGAAGTTCGTGGGCACCGGCAAGCCGGGCGAGTCGATCTTCGCGCAGACCTACAGTCAGTTCGCTGCGCCCGACGAAGCCTTGCTGGCCAAGTGGAGCCGCATCCGCGAGATCCGCGACGCGGTGAACAAGAACATCGAAGCCGTGCGTGCCGAAGGCAAGGTCGGCTCGTCACTGCAGGCCAACCTGCAGGTGACGGCGCCAGCCGACGACTTCGCGCTGCTGGGCTCGCTGGGCGACGACCTGAAGTTCGTCTTCATCGCCTCCGCGATCGAGCTGGCTGCGGGTGAAACACTGTCGACGGTGGTGACGCCGAGCACCGCGCAGAAGTGCGATCGCTGCTGGCATTACCGCGACGACGTGGGCCACGACCCGGCGCATCCGACGATCTGCGGACGTTGCACGAGCAACCTGTTCGGCGCCGGCGAATCGCGGAGCTTTGCCTGA
- a CDS encoding bifunctional riboflavin kinase/FAD synthetase gives MQVFRGFRHPGVAPACALTIGNFDGVHRGHQAMLALLQTESRQRGLPSCVMTFEPHPRDYFAALTKKPDLAPARIGTLRDKLSELAACGVAQTIVLPFDGRLASQSPEEFIQNVLVDGLGARYVLVGDDFRFGAKRAGDYAMLDAAGDKRGFDVARMNSYEVHGLRVSSSAVREALAEGRMADAQTLLGRPYTISGHVVHGRKLGRALGASAPGKDDGFRTLNLRFKHWKPAANGIFAVLVHGLADQPLPGVANLGVRPSLDANDVNGGRVLLETHCLEWPSHLGTEGAYGKIVRVELLHKLHDELRYTSLEALTAGIAKDGRDARAFFASTHAETHRQTTRDRI, from the coding sequence ATGCAGGTTTTCCGCGGCTTCCGGCACCCGGGCGTAGCCCCCGCCTGCGCCCTCACGATTGGGAATTTCGACGGCGTGCACCGTGGCCACCAGGCCATGCTCGCGCTTTTGCAGACCGAGTCCCGCCAGCGCGGGCTGCCGAGCTGCGTGATGACGTTCGAGCCCCACCCCCGCGACTATTTCGCCGCCCTCACCAAGAAACCTGACCTGGCCCCGGCGCGCATCGGCACGCTGCGCGACAAGCTCAGCGAGCTGGCCGCCTGCGGCGTGGCCCAGACCATCGTGCTGCCCTTCGACGGCCGGCTGGCTTCGCAATCGCCCGAGGAATTCATCCAGAACGTACTGGTCGACGGCCTGGGCGCGCGCTATGTGCTCGTGGGCGACGACTTCCGCTTCGGCGCCAAGCGGGCCGGCGACTACGCCATGCTCGATGCGGCCGGCGACAAGCGCGGCTTCGACGTGGCGCGCATGAACAGCTACGAGGTTCATGGCCTGCGGGTTTCCAGTTCGGCAGTGCGCGAGGCGCTGGCCGAAGGCCGCATGGCCGACGCGCAGACGCTGCTCGGCCGGCCCTACACAATTTCGGGCCACGTGGTCCATGGCCGCAAGCTCGGCCGCGCGCTGGGCGCCTCGGCGCCGGGCAAGGACGACGGTTTTCGCACCCTCAACCTGCGCTTCAAGCACTGGAAACCGGCCGCCAACGGCATCTTCGCGGTGCTGGTCCACGGCCTGGCCGACCAGCCTTTGCCCGGCGTGGCGAACCTTGGCGTGCGCCCCTCGCTGGACGCCAACGACGTCAACGGCGGCCGTGTTTTGCTGGAAACGCACTGTCTGGAGTGGCCCTCCCATCTCGGGACCGAAGGGGCCTACGGTAAAATCGTCCGCGTGGAACTCCTGCACAAACTGCACGACGAATTGCGCTACACCAGCCTCGAGGCCCTCACAGCGGGCATCGCGAAGGATGGGCGCGACGCACGTGCGTTCTTTGCATCGACCCACGCCGAAACCCACCGCCAGACCACGCGCGACCGAATTTAG
- a CDS encoding HNH endonuclease produces the protein MKVLKLSAQGLPQSWISLEQAVIHYAADEVRWEVGAQVAVFRGGHNAITGEQSQIAINSIIGTKGVPRINPFTQRPGLTNSKLFSRDRNVCAYCGGHFHEDELTREHIIPFAQKGIDTWMNVVTACKPCNHRKSSRTPEQANMPLLYAPYVPSLWEDFILRNRRILADQMEFLMAHLPQSSRLHDT, from the coding sequence GTGAAGGTCTTGAAGCTGTCGGCCCAAGGGCTGCCCCAGTCATGGATATCGCTCGAACAGGCGGTGATTCACTATGCAGCGGACGAAGTGCGCTGGGAAGTGGGCGCGCAGGTCGCGGTGTTTCGTGGGGGCCACAACGCGATCACGGGCGAGCAGTCGCAGATTGCGATCAACAGCATCATCGGCACCAAGGGCGTGCCGCGCATCAATCCCTTCACCCAGCGTCCGGGCCTGACCAACAGCAAGTTGTTCTCGCGCGACCGCAATGTCTGCGCCTATTGCGGCGGGCATTTCCATGAAGACGAGCTCACGCGCGAGCACATCATTCCGTTCGCGCAGAAGGGCATCGACACCTGGATGAACGTGGTCACGGCCTGCAAGCCGTGCAACCACCGCAAGAGCAGCCGCACGCCGGAGCAGGCGAACATGCCGCTGCTGTACGCGCCGTATGTGCCCAGCCTCTGGGAAGACTTCATCCTGCGAAATCGCCGCATCCTGGCGGACCAGATGGAGTTCCTGATGGCGCACCTGCCGCAAAGCTCGCGGCTGCACGATACCTAG